In Mangifera indica cultivar Alphonso chromosome 1, CATAS_Mindica_2.1, whole genome shotgun sequence, a single genomic region encodes these proteins:
- the LOC123215448 gene encoding peptidyl-prolyl cis-trans isomerase CYP63-like, translating into MSEVLKIDDSRELDHNFAIDGEEKAEGHGCGNLAMDNEIQVEFKKQGPQDSSSLHVGLREDNLRCSYGKSHSVPNEFDQDNARRTNIDYDRERTQSPSNGKHYRVEMDELPGSYFHKSSFEFKAQTLHNERGTESSAHPQESPLAADSNQVEETECNPNADKPNISHQDEEIKDPSVEKSVYEFSNSGDGEGEPKNEVYNSSKNSASESGKLDMSHSILHSPGNTHGRTASPVTVNQMLVSPEGSPLFHLSPNGHRLSLPLREGIQDESHSQTQHKKKYSALPERSDLAKRISPNDHLSPSASPKRSQHKKFSSLKHVSTSPEPCYSPKKYQRHDRSMSRSPIQHRDTSSGYGRDYHGRSHSRSPYMRDHHRSSRRRYSPGRRSPHGYHHRRYSPRRRPWSPPPNRKTGIGKPGKNLFVAGFSFLTTERDLERKFSRFGRVRDVRIVRNKRSGDSRGFGFLSLETDDDADAAIRALDETEWNGRVILVEKSKSTH; encoded by the exons ATGAGTGAGGTTCTTAAAATAGATGATTCTAGAGAGCTAGACCACAACTTTGCCATTGATGGAGAAGAAAAGGCTGAAGGTCATGGTTGTGGAAACTTAGCTATGGATAATGAAATTCAAGTGGAGTTTAAAAAGCAGGGCCCACAGGATTCCTCCTCTCTTCATGTTGGTTTGAGAGAGGACAATCTGAGATGCAGTTATGGTAAATCCCACTCTGTTCCAAATGAATTTGATCAAGACAATGCGAGGAGAACAAATATTGATTATGATCGGGAGAGGACACAGTCTCCTTCCAATGGTAAACATTACCGAGTTGAGATGGATGAGTTGCCCGGCAGTTATTTTCATAAATCCTCCTTTGAATTTAAGGCACAAACTTTGCACAACGAAAGGGGAACCGAAAGTTCTGCTCATCCACAGGAGTCTCCTCTAGCAGCAGATAGCAACCAAGTAGAGGAAACAGAATGCAATCCCAATGCAGATAAGCCAAATATCAGTCACcaagatgaagaaattaaagatCCTTCTGTTGAGAAGTCCGTATATGAGTTTAGTAACTCAGGTGATGGTGAAGGTGAACCTAAGAATGAAGTGTATAACTCCTCAAAAAATTCTGCATCTGAGAGTGGAAAGCTAGATATGTCACATTCTATTTTACACTCTCCTGGGAACACCCACGGGAGAACAGCATCACCAGTGACAGTTAACCAAATGTTGGTTTCACCGGAAGGATCTCCACTCTTTCACCTGTCTCCCAATGGCCATAGGCTATCCCTGCCTTTACGAGAAGGTATCCAAGATGAATCGCATTCCCAGACCCAACATAAAAAGAAGTATTCTGCTTTGCCTGAAAGGTCTGATCTAGCTAAAAGAATTTCACCAAATGATCATTTATCTCCCTCTGCTTCTCCAAAGAGGTCACAGCATAAGAAATTTTCATCCTTGAAACACGTGTCTACTTCTCCAGAACCCTGCTACTCACCTAAAAAGTACCAAAGGCATGATAGATCAATGTCAAGGTCACCCATTCAGCATAGGGATACCTCTTCTGGATATGGGAGAGATTATCATGGCAGATCTCACTCTAGATCCCCGTATATGAGAGATCATCATAGATCTTCCAG GAGAAGGTACTCACCAGGGCGAAGATCTCCTCATGGATATCACCATCGCCGCTACTCTCCCAGGCGGAGGCCCTGGTCACCTCCTCCTAATCGAAAAACTGGAATTGGGAAACCCGGGAAGAATCTATTTGTTGCAGGATTTAGCTTTTTGACCACAGAAAGAGATCTTGAGAGGAAGTTTTCTAGGTTTGGCCGTGTTCGAGATGTTCGTATTGTTCGGAATAAGAG GTCAGGGGACTCTCGTGGATTTGGCTTTCTATCCCTGGAAACAGATGACGATGCAGATGCAGCAATCAGAGCCCTAGATGAGACTGAATGGAATGGTCGTGTTATCCTTGTTGAAAAGTCAAAATCCACACATTGA
- the LOC123225108 gene encoding calcium-dependent protein kinase 33-like → MGGCLTKSGDSTPQHNSYDYGSEANPVVHHHVKAQPAQQAHQLPEKPGHHGASSPYKPAVPSSSPTPVHTHRADTILGKPFEDVKSHYTIGKELGRGQFGVTHLCTENSTGKTFACKSISKRKIVNKNDKDDIRREIQIMQHLSGQPNIVEFKGAYEDKQSVHLVMELCAGGELFDRIIAKGHYSERAAASMCRSIVNVVHICHFMGVMHRDLKPENFLLSSKDENALLKATDFGLSVFIEEGKVYRDIVGSAYYVAPEVLHRKYGKEIDIWSAGVMLYILLSGVPPFWAETEKGIFAAIVEGKIDFESKPWPSISSSAKDLVRRMLTADPKKRITSAQVLEHPWIREGGNASDKPLDSAVLSRMKQFRAMNKLKKLALKVIAENLSTDEIQGLKSMFANMDTDNSGTITYDELKEGLARIGSKLTEAEVKQLMEAADVDGNGTIDYIEFITATMHRHRLERDEHLYKAFQHFDKDNSGFITVDELGSAMKEYGIGDDATIKEIISEVDTDNDGRINYDEFREMMRSGTTQPQARLF, encoded by the exons ATGGGTGGTTGTTTAACCAAAAGTGGAGATTCAACGCCTCAGCATAATAGTTATGATTACGGATCAGAAGCAAATCCTGTAGTTCATCACCACGTTAAGGCTCAACCGGCTCAACAGGCCCATCAATTACCTGAAAAACCAGGTCACCATGGAGCTTCATCGCCATACAAGCCAGCTGTTCCAAGTTCAAGTCCAACACCAGTTCACACTCACAGGGCAGACACTATTCTTGGTAAACCTTTTGAAGATGTTAAGTCACATTATACTATTGGTAAGGAACTTGGTAGGGGTCAATTTGGTGTAACTCATTTGTGTACTGAGAATTCAACTGGGAAAACATTTGCTTGCAAGTCGATTTCTAAGAGAAAAATTGTGAATAAAAATGATAAGGATGATATCAGAAGAGAGATTCAGATAATGCAACACTTGAGTGGTCAACCTAATATAGTTGAGTTTAAGGGTGCCTATGAGGACAAGCAATCTGTGCATCTTGTTATGGAGTTGTGTGCTGGTGGTGAACTTTTTGATAGGATTATTGCTAAGGGGCATTACAGTGAGAGAGCTGCAGCTTCAATGTGTAGAAGTATAGTGAATGTTGTgcatatttgtcattttatgggGGTGATGCATAGAGACCTTAAGCCTGAGAATTTCTTGTTGTCTAGCAAGGATGAGAATGCTCTTTTGAAGGCTACAGATTTTGGATTGTCAGTGTTCATTGAGGAGG GAAAGGTTTATCGGGATATAGTAGGAAGTGCTTACTATGTTGCCCCTGAAGTTTTACACCGAAAATATGGGAAAGAAATAGACATTTGGAGTGCAGGAGTCATGTTGTACATTTTACTCAGTGGTGTACCTCCTTTTTGGGCAG AAACGGAGAAGGGAATTTTTGCTGCTATTGTGGAAGGGAAAATTGACTTTGAAAGTAAACCATGGCCAAGTATATCAAGCAGTGCCAAGGACTTGGTGCGGAGGATGCTTACAGCTGACCCAAAAAAGCGGATTACTTCTGCTCAAGTTCTGG AGCACCCATGGATTAGAGAAGGCGGAAATGCATCAGACAAGCCATTAGATAGCGCAGTTCTGTCTAGGATGAAGCAATTCAGGGCAATGAACAAACTAAAGAAACTTGCACTGAAG GTCATCGCAGAAAATCTTTCTACTGATGAGATCCAAGGGCTCAAGTCAATGTTTGCAAACATGGACACCGACAACAGTGGCACAATTACCTATGATGAACTGAAGGAAGGATTAGCCCGAATTGGATCAAAGCTTACAGAAGCTGAAGTCAAGCAGCTCATGGAAGCT GCTGATGTTGATGGAAATGGAACTATTGACTACATTGAATTTATCACTGCCACGATGCACAGACACCGGTTAGAACGAGATGAACATCTTTACAAAGCTTTTCAACATTTTGATAAGGATAATAGCGG GTTTATCACGGTGGACGAATTAGGATCAGCCATGAAAGAGTATGGAATAGGGGATGATGCCACAATCAAAGAAATAATATCTGAAGTTGACACAGATAAC GATGGTAGAATCAACTATGATGAGTTCCGTGAAATGATGAGAAGTGGAACGACCCAACCGCAAGCCAGACTTTTCTAA
- the LOC123225117 gene encoding calcium-dependent protein kinase 33-like has product MGGCLTKSGDSTPQHNGYDYGSEANPVVHHQFKTQPAQQAHQLPEKPGHHGASSPYKPAVPSSSPTLLRTHRTDTILGKPFEDVKSHYTIGKELGRGQFGVTHLCTENSTGKTFACKSISKTKIVNKNDKDAIRREIEIMQHLSGQPNIVEFKGAYEDKQSVHLVMELCAGGELFDRIIAKGHYSERAAASMCRSIVNVVHICHFMGVMHRDLKPENFLLSSKDENALLKATNFGLSVFIEEGKIYRDAVGCAYYVAPEVLHRKYGKEIDIWSAGVMLYILLSGVPPFWAETERGIFDAILEGKIDFESTPWPSISSSAKDLVRRMLTADPKKRITSAQVLEHPWIREGANASDKPLDSAVLSRMKEFRAMNKLKKLALKVIAENLSTDEIQGLKSMFANMDTDKSGTITYDELKEGFARIGSKLTEAEVKELMEAADVDGNGTIDYIEFITATMHRHWLEREEHLYKAFQHFDKDNSGFITVDGLESAMKEYGIGDVATVKEIISEVDTDNDGRINYDEFREMMRSGTTQPQARLF; this is encoded by the exons ATGGGTGGTTGTTTAACCAAAAGTGGAGATTCAACGCCTCAGCATAATGGTTATGATTACGGATCAGAAGCAAATCCTGTAGTTCATCACCAGTTTAAGACTCAACCGGCTCAACAAGCCCATCAATTACCTGAAAAACCAGGTCACCATGGAGCTTCATCGCCATACAAACCAGCTGTTCCAAGTTCAAGTCCAACACTACTTCGCACTCACAGGACAGACACTATTCTTGGTAAACCTTTTGAAGATGTTAAGTCACATTATACTATTGGTAAGGAACTTGGTAGGGGTCAATTTGGTGTAACTCATTTGTGTACTGAGAATTCAACTGGGAAAACATTTGCTTGCAAGTCGATTTCTAAGACAAAAATTGTGAATAAAAATGATAAGGATGCTATCAGAAGAGAGATTGAGATAATGCAACACTTGAGCGGTCAACCTAATATAGTTGAGTTTAAGGGTGCCTATGAGGACAAGCAGTCTGTGCATCTTGTTATGGAGTTGTGTGCTGGTGGTGAACTTTTTGATAGGATTATTGCTAAGGGGCATTACAGTGAGAGAGCTGCAGCTTCAATGTGTAGAAGTATAGTGAATGTTGTgcatatttgtcattttatgggGGTGATGCATAGAGACCTTAAGCCTGAGAATTTCTTGTTGTCTAGCAAGGATGAGAATGCTCTTTTGAAGGCTACAAATTTTGGATTGTCAGTGTTCATTGAGGAGG GAAAGATTTATCGGGATGCAGTAGGATGTGCTTACTATGTTGCCCCTGAAGTTTTACACCGAAAATATGGGAAAGAAATAGACATTTGGAGTGCAGGAGTTATGTTGTATATTTTACTCAGTGGCGTACCTCCTTTTTGGGCAG AAACGGAGAGGGGAATTTTTGATGCTATATTGGAAGGGAAAATTGACTTTGAAAGTACACCATGGCCAAGTATATCAAGCAGTGCCAAGGACTTGGTGCGGAGGATGCTTACAGCTGACCCAAAAAAGCGGATTACTTCTGCCCAAGTTCTGG AGCACCCATGGATTAGAGAAGGTGCGAATGCATCAGACAAGCCATTAGATAGCGCAGTTCTTTCTAGGATGAAGGAATTCAGAGCAATGAACAAACTAAAGAAACTTGCACTGAAG GTCATCGCAGAAAATCTTTCCACTGACGAGATCCAAGGGCTCAAGTCAATGTTTGCAAACATGGACACTGACAAAAGTGGCACAATTACCTACGATGAACTGAAGGAAGGATTTGCTCGAATTGGATCAAAGCTTACAGAAGCTGAAGTCAAGGAGCTCATGGAAGCT GCTGATGTTGATGGAAATGGAACTATTGACTACATTGAATTTATCACTGCCACGATGCACAGACACTGGTTAGAACGAGAAGAACATCTTTACAAAGCTTTTCAACATTTTGATAAGGATAATAGCGG GTTTATCACGGTGGATGGATTAGAATCAGCCATGAAAGAGTATGGAATAGGGGATGTTGCCACAGTCAAAGAAATAATATCTGAAGTTGACACAGATAAT GATGGTAGAATCAACTATGACGAGTTCCGTGAAATGATGAGAAGTGGAACGACCCAACCGCAAGCCAGACTTTTCTAA